The Dreissena polymorpha isolate Duluth1 chromosome 10, UMN_Dpol_1.0, whole genome shotgun sequence genome includes a region encoding these proteins:
- the LOC127847336 gene encoding uncharacterized protein LOC127847336 isoform X4 encodes MEIPEHYTALSIRMSEALDDSGAGKFTVMERRRTFMQRESTMMIYSQALGRNRECFHFGSQSEGTTTPGLQSDIDLLISHYDMNIMTDWRDWEAGMSNLLMLHDDIIPPQQYLLHIISRDTPEPETRVLSDMCVRKDTEQVLLSSEQWKQEIEFDHKDLGEFTKC; translated from the exons ATGGAG ATTCCAGAGCACTACACAGCATTGTCTATTCGGATGTCGGAAGCACTTGATGACAGTGGAGCCGGGAAGTTTACCGTAATGGAGCGGAGACGTACTTTTATGCAGAGGGAGTCCACGATGATGATATACTCCCAAGCTCTAGGAAGAAACCGTGAATGTTTTCATTTCGGTAGCCAGTCCGAAGGGACCACCACGCCCGGTCTCCAGTCTGATATTGATTTACTAATCAGTCACTACGATATGAACATCATGACAGACTGGAGAGACTGGGAGGCTGGAATGAGTAACCTTCTGATGCTTCATGACGACATCATTCCACCGCAACAGTACTTGCTACACATTATCAGTCGAGACACACCGGAACCTGAGACTCGTGTGTTGAGCGACATGTGTGTAAGGAAAGATACTGAGCAAGTACTGTTGAGCTCTGAACAGTGGAAACAGGAAATCGAGTTTGATCATAAAGATCTTGGTGAGTTTACCAAGTGTTGA
- the LOC127847336 gene encoding uncharacterized protein LOC127847336 isoform X2 yields MVSAFHVRKHLPEIQQWIDRCRGKHWPTVQILEAARVAPSFLVPAGHPDSDYKREEWRLSPNLIERMLMFSFNLTQIKCYIVLKLIKKSLFAKIVGDSITSFHCKTIMFYSIERTHPSLWFEHNLMFLIRFCLQVLRQWLRMARLPHYIIEGVNLFDGNLSKVKQRRLLVYIDFMIRNNLQDVFYIGIDNIGCQLQACGILRIGQDVELRRACLRNSISLLLKYECLELVLEDEMDSSNTNLKKNVQNKLRNICKYSTNVKLNPVALEKIKHLYSLQNSMQSSNCLRLQNFVYNELIRRFQYSLNTDVASCRLKLASLLYASGHLQAALRVLEDVETRYHMKVKTVCCWRGIKGERDLQVFANMKPDKCDNVFNELPFAFCVRFVRQEMYCAPYILWFEMNRLIAEKEVAQRIKLEKRWMDYAEVDARPFLYYLQYLTYVGLGERDKQLHAMGKLESYTCIHDELKNLYHPETALNLLGHCYEMEGDNEGALHYYKESLSWLGTNNAANWHVQRVQRLVNI; encoded by the coding sequence ATGGTAAGCGCATTTCATGTACGAAAACATCTTCCTGAAATACAACAATGGATAGACAGATGTAGAGGTAAACACTGGCCGACTGTCCAAATACTGGAGGCTGCACGGGTAGCTCCGTCTTTCCTGGTACCTGCAGGACATCCGGACAGTGATTACAAGCGCGAAGAATGGCGACTGTCACCGAACCTGATAGAACGAATGTTGATGTTTAGCTTTAATTtgacacaaataaaatgttatattgttttaaaattgataaagaAATCCTTATTTGCTAAAATTGTGGGAGATTCTATAACAAGCtttcattgtaaaactataatgtttTACAGCATAGAACGAACACATCCGTCGCTGTGGTTCGAACATAACCTTATGTTTCTAATTCGTTTTTGTTTACAAGTATTAAGGCAATGGCTGCGAATGGCAAGGCTCCCTCATTATATCATAGAAGGGGTGAACTTGTTCGATGGTAATCTCTCTAAGGTGAAGCAGAGGCGCCTTTTAGTGTATATAGACTTCATGATTAGGAACAACTTacaagatgtattttatattggTATAGATAATATAGGATGTCAGTTACAAGCGTGTGGTATATTGCGCATTGGACAAGATGTAGAACTTAGACGTGCATGCTTACGAAACAGTATCAGCTTATTGTTGAAGTACGAGTGCCTGGAATTGGTTCTCGAAGATGAGATGGATAGTTCTAATACAAACCTCAagaaaaatgttcaaaacaaattACGCAATATTTGTAAATACTCTACGAATGTCAAATTGAACCCCGTTGCTTTAGAAAAAATTAAACACCTGTACTCATTACAAAATTCTATGCAATCATCTAACTGTTTGCGACTACAAAACTTTGTTTATAACGAACTTATAAGGCGTTTCCAATATTCATTGAACACGGATGTGGCTTCTTGTCGCTTAAAGTTGGCGTCTCTATTATACGCTAGTGGGCATCTTCAAGCTGCATTAAGAGTGTTGGAGGACGTGGAGACAAGGTATCACATGAAGGTGAAGACTGTATGTTGCTGGAGAGGAATAAAAGGAGAGCGTGATCTCCAAGTTTTTGCTAATATGAAACCAGATAAATGTGACAACGTTTTCAATGAACTGCCATTCGCGTTCTGTGTTAGGTTTGTTAGACAAGAAATGTACTGCGCTCCATACATATTGTGGTTTGAAATGAATCGTCTGATAGCTGAAAAAGAAGTAGCACAGAGAATTAAATTAGAGAAACGATGGATGGACTACGCTGAGGTTGATGCGCGTCCGTTCTTATACTACCTACAGTACCTTACGTATGTAGGACTCGGTGAACGTGACAAACAGCTACACGCGATGGGAAAACTCGAGTCTTATACTTGTATACATGATGAATTGAAAAATCTGTATCACCCTGAGACTGCACTGAACTTACTAGGTCACTGCTATGAAATGGAAGGAGACAATGAAGGGGCGTTACATTACTACAAAGAGTCGTTGAGTTGGCTCGGTACGAACAATGCTGCTAACTGGCATGTTCAGCGTGTGCAACgtcttgtaaatatttaa
- the LOC127848587 gene encoding uncharacterized protein DDB_G0274171-like codes for MTGIVLFVVAILGRLADGLTTAVPPIVGQNNWMNQQPIVPFEPTHTTQGTPFEPPVTGPSAPFEPPVTGPPAPFEPPVTAQASFSEQQPTYQGTRFEQPFVPQNPPFIPPPTSQGTPVGEPPASRATPFGPDCSQFQCSVPTCLDGSMPTVPAGKCCPTCTTPPGASGVGSVSSGPDASVIDPVTSGPLQCSEARCTPPVCSEGVTPVILPGECCSTCPEVPLAITTTIGPEIPMSNGNPATGNSTTGNLATGNPATGNPATGNIQTANPANSNCDLSQCQVTRCPAGSTLVTPAGGCCPQCVTDTTMV; via the exons ATGACAGGAATAGTTCTGTTTGTTGTCGCAATTCTTGGCAGATTGGCCGATGGACTTACCACTGCAGTACCTCCAATAG TCGGTCAAAACAACTGGATGAACCAACAACCGATTGTTCCATTCGAACCGACGCACACCACTCAGGGGACGCCGTTCGAACCACCAGTAACTGGCCCGTCGGCTCCGTTCGAACCACCGGTCACTGGTCCGCCGGCTCCATTCGAACCACCGGTCACTGCCCAGGCAAGTTTTTCCGAACAGCAGCCAACCTATCAGGGGACTAGGTTTGAACAGCCATTTGTTCCCCAAAATCCTCCGTTCATACCACCGCCCACATCTCAAGGGACCCCCGTCGGAGAGCCACCCGCCAGTAGGGCAACGCCGTTCGGACCTGACTGCTCGCAATTCCAGTGTTCAGTCCCCACGTGTCTGGATGGCTCAATGCCGACGGTCCCAGCCGGTAAATGTTGTCCAACTTGCACAACGCCACCCGGTGCTAGCGGAGTAGGCTCAGTTTCATCCGGTCCTGACGCAAGCGTAATAGACCCCGTTACATCCGGCCCTCTGCAGTGTTCCGAGGCACGGTGCACGCCGCCAGTATGTTCCGAGGGCGTCACGCCTGTAATTCTGCCCGGCGAATGCTGCTCAACGTGCCCAGAGGTTCCGCTGGCTATCACGACTACGATCGGACCTGAAATCCCTATGTCGAACGGAAACCCTGCAACCGGAAACTCGACAACCGGAAACCTTGCAACCGGAAACCCTGCAACCGGAAACCCTGCAACCGGAAACATTCAAACCGCAAACCCTGCCAACTCAAACTGCGACCTCAGTCAGTGCCAAGTGACGAGATGCCCCGCGGGTTCGACCCTAGTCACTCCGGCTGGTGGATGCTGCCCGCAGTGTGTTACCGATACCACCATGGTATAG